The Fulvia fulva chromosome 6, complete sequence genome includes a window with the following:
- a CDS encoding Serine/threonine-protein phosphatase 2A regulatory subunit delta isoform, whose protein sequence is MKGFRQRVHDQLSRAKDRDGNKLAKKKDSSSGTASPAGQSPAGSQHATPTSSTSNLVDQRNKPLPTDGPTQSHPGAPMPGTANNMNASNNTAGPQSGSFAQHGASFNGQQSPGGLNSQGPSTPGRLGALPPSVVISPSAPHVPPPGAAETMPQDLAPPKAGQKSLLFDRLQATPKADTVPEGVRTPKRQHSSRFDISDQRQRELEKLPGFHEVPPNRRAELFMQKLDQCNIIFDFNDASGDMKSKEIKRLALHELLDYVAQNRQVISEPMYPRVVEMFAKNLFRPIPPPMNPQGEAFDPEEDEPVLEVAWPHIQVVYEFFLRFIESQDFNTNYAKQYIDHQFVLQLLELFDSEDPRERDFLKTTLHRIYGKFLNLRSYIRRSINNVFFQFIYETERFNGIAELLEILGSIINGFALPLKEEHKLFLTRVLIPLHKVKSLSMYHPQLAYCIVQFLEKDAALTEEVVLGLLRYWPKVNSTKEVMFLNEVEDIFEVMDPAEFAKVQEPLFNQLAKSVASPHFQVAERALYFWNNEYFCNLVSDNVDVILPIMFAPLYENSKGHWNRTIHGMVYNAMKLFMEVNPQLFDECSHEYTEQQNNLEAVKANRQAKWDRLSQLAEQMKQNGHAPAVRPPQGNFGNSSKSPTRTDDGDPISMNRLRIDDERRAETQRHANSVRG, encoded by the exons ATGAAGGGCTTCAGACAGCGCGTG CATGACCAGCTCTCGCGTGCAAAGGACCGAGATGGCAACAAGCTCGCCAAGAAGAAGGACTCCTCCTCAGGAACGGCCTCACCAGCTGGCCAGTCGCCCGCCGGCTCGCAACACGCTACACCGACTTCCTCCACCAGCAACCTCGTCGATCAGCGGAACAAGCCCCTCCCCACCGATGGACCCACGCAGTCGCATCCTGGCGCTCCAATGCCCGGCACAGCTAACAACATGAACGCCAGCAACAACACCGCCGGTCCGCAGTCAGGGAGCTTCGCACAACACGGCGCCAGCTTCAATGGGCAGCAGTCACCCGGCGGACTCAACTCACAGGGACCGTCGACACCCGGTAGACTCGGGGCCCTCCCTCCCAGTGTGGTAATCTCGCCGAGCGCTCCG CACGTGCCACCTCCCGGCGCCGCCGAGACAATGCCGCAAGACCTCGCGCCCCCCAAGGCTGGCCAGAAGAGCTTGCTCTTCGATCGCCTGCAGGCCACGCCCAAAGCCGACACAGTACCAGAAGGAGTTAGAACCCCTAAGCGACAGCATTCGTCACGCTTCGACATCTCAGATCAGCGACAACGCGAGCTCGAAAAGCTGCCCGGTTTCCACGAGGTGCCGCCTAACAGACGGGCTGAGCTGTTCATGCAAAAGCTGGATCAGTGCAACATCATATTCGACTTCAACGACGCGTCGGGTGACATGAAGTCGAAAGAGATCAAGCGTCTGGCGCTACACGAGCTGCTGGACTACGTCGCGCAGAACCGACAAGTCATCTCAGAACCCATGTACCCTCGTGTGGTCGAGATGTTTGCAAAGAACTTGTTCAGACCGATTCCACCACCGATGAACCCACAAGGCGAAGCTTTCGATCCCGAGGAAGACGAGCCGGTGTTGGAAGTCGCCTGGCCACACATCCAAGTCGTCTACGAGTTCTTCCTACGCTTCATCGAGAGCCAGGACTTCAACACCAACTATGCGAAGCAGTACATCGATCATCAGTTCGTGTTGCAGCTACTTGAGCTGTTCGACTCGGAAGATCCGCGAGAACGGGACTTCCTCAAGACCACCCTACACAGGATTTACGGAAAGTTCCTGAACTTGCGATCTTACATCAGAAGGAGCATCAACAACGTCTTCTTCCAATTCATCTACGAAACAGAGCGTTTCAACGGCATCGCTGAACTGCTAGAGATATTGGGTTCTATCATCAACGGCTTTGCACTACCGCTCAAAGAGGAGCACAAGTTGTTCCTCACCAGAGTGCTGATACCCTTGCACAAAGTCAAGAGTCTCAGCATGTACCATCCCCAGCTGGCGTATTGTATTGTTCAATTCTTGGAGAAAGATGCGGCGCTTACGGAAGAGGTTGTTCTGGGACTGTTGCGATACTGGCCAAAGGTCAACAGCACGAAGGAGGTCATGTTCTTGAACGAGGTCGAGGACATCTTCGAGGTCATGGATCCGGCAGAGTTTGCCAAGGTGCAGGAACCTTTGTTCAACCAGCTGGCGAAGAGTGTCGCAAGTCCGCACTTCCAG GTTGCCGAGCGAGCGTTGTACTTTTGGAACAACGAGTACTTCTGTAACCTTGTCAGTGACAACGTCGACGTGATCTTGCCGATTATGTTTGCGCCGCTGTACGAGAATTCGAAGGGACACTGGAACAG AACTATCCACGGCATGGTGTACAATGCGATGAAGCTTTTCATGGAAGTAAACCCACAGCTGTTTGACGAATGCTCGCACGAATACACAGAGCAGCAGAACAACCTCGAGGCAGTCAAGGCCAACCGACAAGCCAAGTGGGACCGACTCAGTCAATTGGCTGAGCAGATGAAGCAAAACGGCCACGCACCCGCCGTGAGGCCACCACAAGGAAACTTTGGCAACTCAAGCAAAAGTCCAACGCGCACAGACGACGGAGATCCGATTTCGATGAACCGGCTACGAATAGACGACGAGCGAAGGGCGGAAACACAGAGGCATGCCAATTCGGTACGTGGATGA